A stretch of Triticum aestivum cultivar Chinese Spring chromosome 1D, IWGSC CS RefSeq v2.1, whole genome shotgun sequence DNA encodes these proteins:
- the LOC123180536 gene encoding REF/SRPP-like protein OsI_017815, whose amino-acid sequence MAQSGNNDAAPISTQPAAEEVTVERTPEEEEARLRYLEFVQQAAAQAVVLAAAAYAYAKQGAGPLRPGVDHVEGTVKAVVGPVYDRYHAVPLDLLKFLDRKVDESVQELDRRVPPVVKEVPTYARSAAAEVQKTGIMGTATGLAKSAIARAEPKARDLYTRYEPVAERKAAEAWAALNRLPLVPSVTRAVLPTAAQLSAKYNSAVLDGAKRGNSVATYLPLVPTERIARVFANPAADTAPATAPEMQPIPTQ is encoded by the exons ATGGCGCAGTCCGGCAACAACGACGCCGCCCCGATCAGCACCCAGCCCGCGGCG GAGGAGGTGACGGTGGAGAGGacgcccgaggaggaggaggccaggctGAGGTACCTCGAGTTCGTGCagcaggcggcggcgcaggcggtcGTGCTGGCGGCCGCGGCCTACGCGTACGCCAAGCAGGGCGCCGGCCCGCTCCGCCCCGGGGTCGACCACGTCGAGGGGACGGTCAAGGCCGTCGTCGGCCCCGTGTACGACCGCTACCACGCCGTGCCGCTCGACCTCCTCAAGTTCCTCGACCGCAAG GTCGACGAGTCTGTCCAGGAGCTGGATCGTCGTGTCCCGCCGGTCGTGAAAGAGGTGCCGACCTATGCTCGCTCTGCAGCAGCTGAGGTGCAGAAGACAGGCATAATGGGCACAGCAACTGGCCTGGCCAAGTCGGCCATTGCTCGTGCTGAGCCAAAGGCCCGTGACTTGTATACCCGCTATGAGCCTGTGGCGGAGCGCAAGGCTGCTGAAGCCTGGGCCGCCCTGAACCGCCTCCCGCTCGTCCCCTCGGTGACCCGTGCTGTCCTCCCCACGGCAGCACAGCTCTCAGCCAAGTACAACTCTGCCGTGCTTGATGGCGCGAAGCGTGGCAACTCCGTCGCCACCTACCTCCCGCTCGTCCCAACTGAGCGCATTGCAAGGGTTTTCGCCAACCCGGCCGCCGACACTGCGCCTGCCACAGCTCCTGAGATGCAGCCCATCCCGACGCAGTAA
- the LOC123180537 gene encoding translocase of chloroplast 101, chloroplastic isoform X2 gives MATTDARVAPVADERPPAADADEAAAAEGAKSAGAAAAEVGGVGEGEEVRFEGKDRSFTGSEANNGGVVEAEDGGEVEAAVGDGKDAIEREEEEKEEEEAAAAKEEEGDRELSVEDVKAALLVQALVAAKSESDNGELGEGDASLPSPDTPVGDKKPELTDEPEESATLEAKEVDNVALDAELSEEKPEGEKPAEVAAGGKDDGEFDSEKAVTASTTSMEAAEPEDKVAPTAEANGNLGGEAEAPAELVAVGGEEAPEASLENEADVEDKAAKQEPESDASPVVTDDGNRADVEDEAAKPEPESDATPVVVDNGTVENHANVEDEAAKLDLVNDASPVENHANVEDEAAKPDQANDASPVANEKDEEAMPEPESDASPEVIDDISSESLVKLAPSSVDVLLTESNENAQNAEDQVVASGTVENVGVEKPTEVESVVAGGDDVILSRELAPEPVKENNDDVDENEPAAEVVSHKEEVGDDEIVVAAAADDQKTVAAADDEDTGGEENEGAQVVTDREVEAVDDEIVLAAADEEDGSGNEGDEDDDEVSFDRSPARVAIIENSEAAKQIMKELGEGSSSGSPVSGLSSSREYTNSMDGQIVLDDSEDEDDDDDNEDDDEKGFDSAALAALLKAATGASPDGNITVSSQDGSRIFSMDRPAGLGSSAPSLRPTAPRQPARSNLFSPSELAVTAEPNDEMTEEEKKLHDKVELIRVKFLRLVYKLGATPEETVAAQVLYRLSLAEGIRHGRQTNRAFSLENARKKALLLEAEGKEDLSFSCNILVLGKIGVGKSATINSIFGEVKSKTDAFGAATTSVREIVGNVDGVKIRIIATPGLRPNVMDQGANRKILASVKKYTKRCPPDIVLYVDRLDSLSRDLNDLPLLKTITSVLGSSIWFNAIVALTHAASAPPEGLNGAPMTYEVLMAQRSHIIQQSIRQAAGDMRLMNPVALVENHPSCRKNREGQKVLPNGQSWRHQMLLLCYSSKILSEANSLLKLQDPSPGKLFGFRFRSPPLPFLLSSLLQSRAHPKLSPDQGGNEGDSDIDLDEYSDIEQDEDEEEYDQLPPFKPLTKAQLARLTKEQKNAYFDEYDYRVKLLQKKQWKDELRRLKEMKKRGKSDMDAYGYASIAGENDQDPPPENVSVPLPDMVLPPSFDCDNPTYRYRFLEPTSTVLARPVLDAHGWDHDCGYDGVSVEESLALLNKFPGTVAVQVTKDKKEFSIHLDSSISAKHGEDASSLAGFDIQTVGRQLAYILRGETKFKSIKKNKTTGGFSVTFLGDIVATGLKVEDQLSVGKRLALVASTGAMRAQGDTAYGANLEARLKDKDYPIGQSLSTLGLSLMKWRRDLALGANLQSQFSIGRGSKMAVRLGLNNKLSGQITVRTSTSEQVQIALLGLVPVIASIYRSFRPGEPSFAY, from the exons ATGGCGACCACCGACGCCCGAGTCGCGCCCGTGGCCGACGAGCGGCCTCCGGCCGCTGATGCGGACGAggctgcggcggcggagggggccaagagtgccggggcggcggcggcggaggtaggTGGAGTAGGGGAGGGCGAGGAGGTGAGATTTGAGGGGAAAGACCGGAGCTTTACTGGTTCGGAGGCCAACAACGGCGGGGTGGTGGAGGCGGAGGACGGCGGGGAGGTGGAAGCAGCGGTAGGAGATGGGAAAGATGCAATTGAgcgggaggaagaagagaaggaagaggaggaggcggctgcggccaaggaggaggaaggtgaCCGGGAATTGTCGGTGGAAGATGTGAAGGCTGCGTTGTTGGTGCAGGCGCTTGTTGCAGCGAAGTCTGAGTCCGACAATGGTGAATTGGGCGAGGGGGATGCTTCCCTGCCATCCCCTGATACGCCGGTAGGTGATAAGAAGCCTGAATTGACAGACGAACCAGAGGAAAGTGCCACTTTGGAGGCGAAGGAAGTGGACAACGTGGCACTCGACGCTGAATTGTCCGAGGAGAAACCAGAGGGTGAGAAGCCTGCAGAGGTGGCCGCCGGAGGCAAAGATGATGGTGAGTTTGACAGCGAGAAGGCGGTTACGGCGTCCACCACGAGCATGGAGGCGGCGGAGCCGGAGGATAAGGTGGCTCCTACAGCTGAAGCCAATGGCAATTTGGGCGGTGAGGCTGAAGCGCCTGCTGAGTTGGTGGCGGTGGGAGGTGAAGAAGCTCCAGAAGCATCATTGGAGAATGAGGCTGATGTGGAAGACAAGGCTGCAAAGCAGGAACCTGAAAGCGATGCAAGTCCAGTG GTTACTGACGACGGTAACCGTGCTGATGTTGAAGACGAGGCGGCAAAGCCCGAGCCAGAGAGCGATGCAACTCCAGTG GTTGTTGATAACGGTACCGTGGAGAACCATGCTAATGTGGAAGACGAGGCTGCAAAGCTTGATCTGGTGAATGATGCAAGCCCAGTGGAGAACCATGCTAATGTGGAAGACGAGGCTGCAAAGCCTGATCAGGCGAATGATGCAAGCCCGGTG GCTAATGAGAAAGATGAGGAGGCAATGCCCGAGCCAGAAAGCGATGCAAGTCCCGAG GTTATCGATGACATTAGCTCGGAGAGTTTGGTGAAGCTTGCTCCTTCAAGCGTAGATGTTCTGCTTACAGAAAGCAATGAGAACGCACAAAATGCAGAGGACCAGGTGGTTGCTAGTGGAACTGTGGAAAATGTTGGTGTTGAGAAGCCTACAGAGGTTGAGAGTGTTGTTGCTGGTGGTGATGATGTTATCTTGTCTCGGGAGTTGGCTCCAGAACCAGTcaaggaaaacaatgatgatgtcGATGAGAATGAACCTGCTGCAGAGGTGGTTAGCCACAAAGAAGAGGTTGGTGATGATGAGATAGTTGTGGCTGCAGCTGCTGATGATCAGAAAACTGTAGCTGCAGCTGATGATGAAGACACAGGTGGTGAGGAGAATGAAGGTGCACAAGTTGTTACTGACCGTGAAGTAGAGGCTGTTGATGATGAGATAGTTTTAGCTGCAGCTGATGAGGAAGATGGGAGTGGTAATGAGGGtgatgaggacgatgatgaggTGAGCTTTGACAGGAGTCCTGCACGAGTTGCAATCATAGAGAATTCTGAAGCTGCAAAGCAGATCATGAAGGAGCTTGGTGAAGGATCCTCAAGTGGTAGTCCTGTGTCTGGCTTGAGCAGCTCAAGGGAGTACACTAATAGCATGGATGGACAAATTGTTCTTGATGATTCTgaggacgaggatgatgacgacgataatgaggatgatgatgagaaGGGGTTCGATTCTGCTGCTTTGGCTGCCCTACTAAAAGCGGCTACCGGTGCATCCCCTGATGGGAACATCACAGTTTCTTCGCAAGATGGTTCCAGAATATTTTCCATGGATAGACCTGCTGGTCTGGGCTCGTCAGCCCCATCTTTGCGGCCAACTGCCCCCCGCCAACCTGCCCGGTCAAACCTCTTCAGCCCCTCTGAGCTGGCAGTGACTGCTGAGCCTAATGACGAGATGACAGAGGAAGAGAAGAAATTGCATGACAAGGTTGAGTTGATCCGTGTAAAGTTTCTGCGCCTTGTCTATAAATTGGGGGCGACCCCTGAAGAAACAGTAGCAGCACAAGTGCTGTACCGTCTGAGCCTTGCTGAGGGTATCCGACATGGAAGGCAGACAAACAGAGCTTTCAGCCTTGAGAACGCACGGAAGAAAGCCTTGCTGCTTGAAGCGGAGGGAAAAGAGGATTTGAGCTTCTCCTGCAACATACTCGTCTTGGGAAAGATTGGAGTTGGCAAAAGTGCAACTATAAATTCTATATTTGGCGAAGTGAAGTCCAAAACTGATGCTTTTGGTGCAGCCACCACCAGCGTGCGTGAAATTGTTGGTAATGTGGATGGTGTCAAGATACGGATCATTGCTACACCAGGCCTTCGGCCCAATGTGATGGACCAAGGAGCCAACAGGAAAATTCTCGCATCCGTCAAGAAATATACCAAGAGATGTCCCCCAGATATCGTTCTATATGTGGACCGTCTTGATAGTCTGAGCCGTGATCTTAATGACTTGCCTCTTCTAAAAACCATTACTTCTGTTCTGGGTTCTTCCATATGGTTCAACGCCATTGTTGCTCTCACCCATGCTGCTTCTGCTCCTCCTGAAGGCCTCAACGGTGCTCCTATGACATACGAGGTATTGATGGCACAGCGATCCCACATTATCCAGCAATCCATCAGACAGGCTGCAGGGGATATGCGTCTGATGAACCCAGTAGCCCTTGTTGAGAACCATCCTTCTTGCCGGAAGAACCGTGAGGGTCAGAAAGTGCTTCCAAATGGCCAAAGTTGGAGGCATCAGATGCTGCTCTTGTGCTACTCATCAAAGATATTATCAGAAGCCAACTCACTTTTGAAGCTTCAGGATCCTTCTCCTGGGAAGCTTTTTGGGTTCCGTTTCCGCTCCCCGCCACTTCCTTTCCTGCTATCCTCCCTGTTGCAGTCAAGAGCTCACCCGAAACTCTCACCTGATCAGGGTGGTAATGAAGGAGATTCTGATATTGATTTGGATGAGTATTCTGATATAgaacaagatgaagatgaagaggaataTGATCAGCTTCCTCCCTTCAAGCCTTTGACCAAAGCGCAGCTTGCAAGGCTCACAAAAGAGCAGAAGAATGCTTATTTTGACGAGTATGATTACAGGGTCAAGCTTCTGCAGAAGAAACAGTGGAAGGATGAGCTCCGCAGGTTAAAGGAGATGAAGAAGAGAGGCAAGTCTGATATGGATGCTTATGGGTATGCTAGTATCGCAGGCGAAAACGATCAAGATCCTCCTCCAGAAAATGTTTCAGTTCCCTTGCCTGACATGGTGCTGCCTCCTTCATTTGATTGTGACAATCCGACATACCGTTACCGCTTTCTGGAACCAACCTCTACTGTCCTTGCAAGGCCTGTTCTAGATGCGCATGGGTGGGATCATGACTGTGGCTATGATGGAGTAAGCGTTGAAGAGTCGCTTGCTCTCCTTAACAAATTCCCAGGTACTGTGGCAGTTCAGGTTACCAAGGACAAGAAGGAATTTAGCATCCATTTGGATTCTTCCATCTCAGCAAAGCATGGGGAGGATGCGTCTTCCCTTGCTGGTTTTGACATCCAGACTGTTGGGCGGCAGCTTGCTTATATTCTTCGTGGTGAGACCAAATTCAAGAGTATCAAGAAGAACAAGACCACTGGAGGATTCTCTGTGACTTTCTTGGGTGACATTGTGGCAACTGGGCTGAAGGTCGAGGACCAGCTCTCTGTTGGTAAGAGGCTGGCGTTAGTGGCAAGCACAGGCGCAATGCGAGCTCAAGGGGATACCGCCTATGGAGCCAACCTGGAAGCGCGCTTAAAAGACAAAGATTATCCAATTGGTCAGTCCCTGTCAACCTTGGGCCTGTCCCTCATGAAGTGGCGCCGTGACCTTGCCCTGGGGGCTAATCTGCAGTCCCAATTCTCGATTGGAAGGGGTTCAAAGATGGCTGTTCGCCTTGGGCTCAACAACAAGCTGAGCGGACAGATCACCGTCAGGACAAGCACATCGGAGCAGGTCCAGATCGCGCTGCTGGGTCTTGTCCCAGTGATAGCCTCCATCTACCGGAGCTTCCGGCCCGGTGAACCATCGTTTGCTTATTAG
- the LOC123180537 gene encoding translocase of chloroplast 101, chloroplastic isoform X1: MATTDARVAPVADERPPAADADEAAAAEGAKSAGAAAAEVGGVGEGEEVRFEGKDRSFTGSEANNGGVVEAEDGGEVEAAVGDGKDAIEREEEEKEEEEAAAAKEEEGDRELSVEDVKAALLVQALVAAKSESDNGELGEGDASLPSPDTPVGDKKPELTDEPEESATLEAKEVDNVALDAELSEEKPEGEKPAEVAAGGKDDGEFDSEKAVTASTTSMEAAEPEDKVAPTAEANGNLGGEAEAPAELVAVGGEEAPEASLENEADVEDKAAKQEPESDASPVVTDDGNRADVEDEAAKPEPESDATPVVVDNGTVENHANVEDEAAKLDLVNDASPVENHANVEDEAAKPDQANDASPVVIDNGSLDYQANEKDEEAMPEPESDASPEVIDDISSESLVKLAPSSVDVLLTESNENAQNAEDQVVASGTVENVGVEKPTEVESVVAGGDDVILSRELAPEPVKENNDDVDENEPAAEVVSHKEEVGDDEIVVAAAADDQKTVAAADDEDTGGEENEGAQVVTDREVEAVDDEIVLAAADEEDGSGNEGDEDDDEVSFDRSPARVAIIENSEAAKQIMKELGEGSSSGSPVSGLSSSREYTNSMDGQIVLDDSEDEDDDDDNEDDDEKGFDSAALAALLKAATGASPDGNITVSSQDGSRIFSMDRPAGLGSSAPSLRPTAPRQPARSNLFSPSELAVTAEPNDEMTEEEKKLHDKVELIRVKFLRLVYKLGATPEETVAAQVLYRLSLAEGIRHGRQTNRAFSLENARKKALLLEAEGKEDLSFSCNILVLGKIGVGKSATINSIFGEVKSKTDAFGAATTSVREIVGNVDGVKIRIIATPGLRPNVMDQGANRKILASVKKYTKRCPPDIVLYVDRLDSLSRDLNDLPLLKTITSVLGSSIWFNAIVALTHAASAPPEGLNGAPMTYEVLMAQRSHIIQQSIRQAAGDMRLMNPVALVENHPSCRKNREGQKVLPNGQSWRHQMLLLCYSSKILSEANSLLKLQDPSPGKLFGFRFRSPPLPFLLSSLLQSRAHPKLSPDQGGNEGDSDIDLDEYSDIEQDEDEEEYDQLPPFKPLTKAQLARLTKEQKNAYFDEYDYRVKLLQKKQWKDELRRLKEMKKRGKSDMDAYGYASIAGENDQDPPPENVSVPLPDMVLPPSFDCDNPTYRYRFLEPTSTVLARPVLDAHGWDHDCGYDGVSVEESLALLNKFPGTVAVQVTKDKKEFSIHLDSSISAKHGEDASSLAGFDIQTVGRQLAYILRGETKFKSIKKNKTTGGFSVTFLGDIVATGLKVEDQLSVGKRLALVASTGAMRAQGDTAYGANLEARLKDKDYPIGQSLSTLGLSLMKWRRDLALGANLQSQFSIGRGSKMAVRLGLNNKLSGQITVRTSTSEQVQIALLGLVPVIASIYRSFRPGEPSFAY, from the exons ATGGCGACCACCGACGCCCGAGTCGCGCCCGTGGCCGACGAGCGGCCTCCGGCCGCTGATGCGGACGAggctgcggcggcggagggggccaagagtgccggggcggcggcggcggaggtaggTGGAGTAGGGGAGGGCGAGGAGGTGAGATTTGAGGGGAAAGACCGGAGCTTTACTGGTTCGGAGGCCAACAACGGCGGGGTGGTGGAGGCGGAGGACGGCGGGGAGGTGGAAGCAGCGGTAGGAGATGGGAAAGATGCAATTGAgcgggaggaagaagagaaggaagaggaggaggcggctgcggccaaggaggaggaaggtgaCCGGGAATTGTCGGTGGAAGATGTGAAGGCTGCGTTGTTGGTGCAGGCGCTTGTTGCAGCGAAGTCTGAGTCCGACAATGGTGAATTGGGCGAGGGGGATGCTTCCCTGCCATCCCCTGATACGCCGGTAGGTGATAAGAAGCCTGAATTGACAGACGAACCAGAGGAAAGTGCCACTTTGGAGGCGAAGGAAGTGGACAACGTGGCACTCGACGCTGAATTGTCCGAGGAGAAACCAGAGGGTGAGAAGCCTGCAGAGGTGGCCGCCGGAGGCAAAGATGATGGTGAGTTTGACAGCGAGAAGGCGGTTACGGCGTCCACCACGAGCATGGAGGCGGCGGAGCCGGAGGATAAGGTGGCTCCTACAGCTGAAGCCAATGGCAATTTGGGCGGTGAGGCTGAAGCGCCTGCTGAGTTGGTGGCGGTGGGAGGTGAAGAAGCTCCAGAAGCATCATTGGAGAATGAGGCTGATGTGGAAGACAAGGCTGCAAAGCAGGAACCTGAAAGCGATGCAAGTCCAGTG GTTACTGACGACGGTAACCGTGCTGATGTTGAAGACGAGGCGGCAAAGCCCGAGCCAGAGAGCGATGCAACTCCAGTG GTTGTTGATAACGGTACCGTGGAGAACCATGCTAATGTGGAAGACGAGGCTGCAAAGCTTGATCTGGTGAATGATGCAAGCCCAGTGGAGAACCATGCTAATGTGGAAGACGAGGCTGCAAAGCCTGATCAGGCGAATGATGCAAGCCCGGTG GTTATTGACAATGGTAGCTTGGATTACCAGGCTAATGAGAAAGATGAGGAGGCAATGCCCGAGCCAGAAAGCGATGCAAGTCCCGAG GTTATCGATGACATTAGCTCGGAGAGTTTGGTGAAGCTTGCTCCTTCAAGCGTAGATGTTCTGCTTACAGAAAGCAATGAGAACGCACAAAATGCAGAGGACCAGGTGGTTGCTAGTGGAACTGTGGAAAATGTTGGTGTTGAGAAGCCTACAGAGGTTGAGAGTGTTGTTGCTGGTGGTGATGATGTTATCTTGTCTCGGGAGTTGGCTCCAGAACCAGTcaaggaaaacaatgatgatgtcGATGAGAATGAACCTGCTGCAGAGGTGGTTAGCCACAAAGAAGAGGTTGGTGATGATGAGATAGTTGTGGCTGCAGCTGCTGATGATCAGAAAACTGTAGCTGCAGCTGATGATGAAGACACAGGTGGTGAGGAGAATGAAGGTGCACAAGTTGTTACTGACCGTGAAGTAGAGGCTGTTGATGATGAGATAGTTTTAGCTGCAGCTGATGAGGAAGATGGGAGTGGTAATGAGGGtgatgaggacgatgatgaggTGAGCTTTGACAGGAGTCCTGCACGAGTTGCAATCATAGAGAATTCTGAAGCTGCAAAGCAGATCATGAAGGAGCTTGGTGAAGGATCCTCAAGTGGTAGTCCTGTGTCTGGCTTGAGCAGCTCAAGGGAGTACACTAATAGCATGGATGGACAAATTGTTCTTGATGATTCTgaggacgaggatgatgacgacgataatgaggatgatgatgagaaGGGGTTCGATTCTGCTGCTTTGGCTGCCCTACTAAAAGCGGCTACCGGTGCATCCCCTGATGGGAACATCACAGTTTCTTCGCAAGATGGTTCCAGAATATTTTCCATGGATAGACCTGCTGGTCTGGGCTCGTCAGCCCCATCTTTGCGGCCAACTGCCCCCCGCCAACCTGCCCGGTCAAACCTCTTCAGCCCCTCTGAGCTGGCAGTGACTGCTGAGCCTAATGACGAGATGACAGAGGAAGAGAAGAAATTGCATGACAAGGTTGAGTTGATCCGTGTAAAGTTTCTGCGCCTTGTCTATAAATTGGGGGCGACCCCTGAAGAAACAGTAGCAGCACAAGTGCTGTACCGTCTGAGCCTTGCTGAGGGTATCCGACATGGAAGGCAGACAAACAGAGCTTTCAGCCTTGAGAACGCACGGAAGAAAGCCTTGCTGCTTGAAGCGGAGGGAAAAGAGGATTTGAGCTTCTCCTGCAACATACTCGTCTTGGGAAAGATTGGAGTTGGCAAAAGTGCAACTATAAATTCTATATTTGGCGAAGTGAAGTCCAAAACTGATGCTTTTGGTGCAGCCACCACCAGCGTGCGTGAAATTGTTGGTAATGTGGATGGTGTCAAGATACGGATCATTGCTACACCAGGCCTTCGGCCCAATGTGATGGACCAAGGAGCCAACAGGAAAATTCTCGCATCCGTCAAGAAATATACCAAGAGATGTCCCCCAGATATCGTTCTATATGTGGACCGTCTTGATAGTCTGAGCCGTGATCTTAATGACTTGCCTCTTCTAAAAACCATTACTTCTGTTCTGGGTTCTTCCATATGGTTCAACGCCATTGTTGCTCTCACCCATGCTGCTTCTGCTCCTCCTGAAGGCCTCAACGGTGCTCCTATGACATACGAGGTATTGATGGCACAGCGATCCCACATTATCCAGCAATCCATCAGACAGGCTGCAGGGGATATGCGTCTGATGAACCCAGTAGCCCTTGTTGAGAACCATCCTTCTTGCCGGAAGAACCGTGAGGGTCAGAAAGTGCTTCCAAATGGCCAAAGTTGGAGGCATCAGATGCTGCTCTTGTGCTACTCATCAAAGATATTATCAGAAGCCAACTCACTTTTGAAGCTTCAGGATCCTTCTCCTGGGAAGCTTTTTGGGTTCCGTTTCCGCTCCCCGCCACTTCCTTTCCTGCTATCCTCCCTGTTGCAGTCAAGAGCTCACCCGAAACTCTCACCTGATCAGGGTGGTAATGAAGGAGATTCTGATATTGATTTGGATGAGTATTCTGATATAgaacaagatgaagatgaagaggaataTGATCAGCTTCCTCCCTTCAAGCCTTTGACCAAAGCGCAGCTTGCAAGGCTCACAAAAGAGCAGAAGAATGCTTATTTTGACGAGTATGATTACAGGGTCAAGCTTCTGCAGAAGAAACAGTGGAAGGATGAGCTCCGCAGGTTAAAGGAGATGAAGAAGAGAGGCAAGTCTGATATGGATGCTTATGGGTATGCTAGTATCGCAGGCGAAAACGATCAAGATCCTCCTCCAGAAAATGTTTCAGTTCCCTTGCCTGACATGGTGCTGCCTCCTTCATTTGATTGTGACAATCCGACATACCGTTACCGCTTTCTGGAACCAACCTCTACTGTCCTTGCAAGGCCTGTTCTAGATGCGCATGGGTGGGATCATGACTGTGGCTATGATGGAGTAAGCGTTGAAGAGTCGCTTGCTCTCCTTAACAAATTCCCAGGTACTGTGGCAGTTCAGGTTACCAAGGACAAGAAGGAATTTAGCATCCATTTGGATTCTTCCATCTCAGCAAAGCATGGGGAGGATGCGTCTTCCCTTGCTGGTTTTGACATCCAGACTGTTGGGCGGCAGCTTGCTTATATTCTTCGTGGTGAGACCAAATTCAAGAGTATCAAGAAGAACAAGACCACTGGAGGATTCTCTGTGACTTTCTTGGGTGACATTGTGGCAACTGGGCTGAAGGTCGAGGACCAGCTCTCTGTTGGTAAGAGGCTGGCGTTAGTGGCAAGCACAGGCGCAATGCGAGCTCAAGGGGATACCGCCTATGGAGCCAACCTGGAAGCGCGCTTAAAAGACAAAGATTATCCAATTGGTCAGTCCCTGTCAACCTTGGGCCTGTCCCTCATGAAGTGGCGCCGTGACCTTGCCCTGGGGGCTAATCTGCAGTCCCAATTCTCGATTGGAAGGGGTTCAAAGATGGCTGTTCGCCTTGGGCTCAACAACAAGCTGAGCGGACAGATCACCGTCAGGACAAGCACATCGGAGCAGGTCCAGATCGCGCTGCTGGGTCTTGTCCCAGTGATAGCCTCCATCTACCGGAGCTTCCGGCCCGGTGAACCATCGTTTGCTTATTAG